In Prunus dulcis chromosome 2, ALMONDv2, whole genome shotgun sequence, a single genomic region encodes these proteins:
- the LOC117617763 gene encoding nucleolin, with amino-acid sequence MPPRMVKRGSAAAGTKRTTRVTRGTPKAQSQAQAEAPDDVPVVEAKEDLKVEEVKERPIVAENPVVEKKPTVIDQPVLSEIEDDAKSELNGLKKQDKVKESMDDYEKDERLELEDNEAEYEPEEDGGVDYDEKEMEQEDVQEVEDEGDEEPLENLGEEEGDMAEEELEDPNEELEGEEYEEHAGEEHEHEHEHEHAETVDEEEEHHEVVKERRKRKEFEVFVGGLDKDASETDLKKAFAIVGEVTEVRLMMNPQTKKNKGFAFLRFATVEQAKRAVTELKHPVINGKQCGVTPSQDSDTLFLGNISKTWTKDALREKLKHYGVDNVEDLTLVEDTNNVGMNRGFAFLEFSSRSDAMDAFKRLQKRDIVFGVDRPAKVSFADSFIDPGDEIMAQVKTVFVDGLPASWDEDHVQDLLKKYGEVEKIELARNMPSAKRKDFGFVTFDTHDAAVTCAKSINNAELGEGDNKAKVRARLSRPLQRGKGKHVGRGDYRPSRAVGRVVRGSWGRPTPRSLPPLRGLRGVGSRIPPASVKRPVGLRERRPAMSPYPARGRPLPPPARSYDRRPPVPAYPKSSFKREYGRRDEVPPPRSRVATDYGSRAVPERRQSYRDDYTPRGPGYSDPPRSTSRTGGRRAYVDEGYGQRYERHPPPSHPPPSYREGRARDYDSISGSKRPYSALDDVPPRYADAGIRQSRARLDYEYASGSQYGDAYSDRMGRSSLGYGSSRTSQDSHGLYSSRQGMGYGGGSYGGNDVGGMYSSSYGGDYMSRGSDVGGSSYSSMYSGRGVGGSSYMGSGGSGSYY; translated from the exons ATGCCTCCGAGGATGGTGAAGAGAGGTTCGGCAGCGGCCGGAACGAAGAGGACAACGAGAGTCACCAGGGGGACGCCCAAGGCTCAGAGCCAGGCACAGGCTGAGGCTCCCGATGATGTGCCGGTGGTGGAAGCTAAAGAGGATCTTAAGGTTGAAGAGGTTAAGGAGAGGCCAATTGTGGCGGAAAATCCGGTTGTTGAGAAGAAACCCACTGTTATCGATCAGCCAGTACTTTCAGAGATTGAAGATGATGCAAAATCAGAGCTGAATGGATTAAAAA AACAAGATAAGGTTAAGGAGTCTATGGATGATTATGAAAAAGATGAACGATTAGAGCTGGAGGATAACGAAGCTGAGTATGAACCTGAAGAAGATGGTGgggttgattatgatgagaagGAAATGGAACAAGAGGATGTCCAAGAGGTTGAAGatgaaggagatgaagaaCCTCTGGAGAATTTaggtgaagaagaaggtgATATGGCTGAGGAGGAATTGGAAGATCCCAATGAAGAACTTGAGGGTGAAGAGTATGAGGAGCATGCTGGTGAGGAGCATGAGCATGAGCATGAGCATGAGCATGCAGAGACAGTTGACGAAGAAGAGGAGCACCATGAAGTTGTAAAGGAGAGACGAAAGCGTAAGGAGTTTGAGGTATTTGTTGGTGGTCTAGACAAGGATGCAAGTGAGACTGATCTTAAGAAAGCTTTCGCCATAGTTGGTGAAGTTACTGAGGTCAGGCTGATGATGAACCCTCAGACTAAGAAGAACAAGGGATTTGCATTCTTGCGTTTTGCAACTGTGGAACAAGCAAAACGAGCTGTTACAGAGCTTAAACATCCAGTG ATTAATGGAAAACAGTGTGGTGTTACTCCAAGTCAAGACAGTGATACCCTTTTTCTGGGGAACATAAGCAAGACATGGACAAAGGATGCT TTGCGAGAGAAGTTGAAACATTATGGAGTAGATAATGTTGAGGATCTCACATTGGTCGAAGACACTAACAACGTGGGAATGAATCGTGGCTTTGcttttttggaattttcatcTCGTTCAGATGCCATGGATGCTTTTAAGCGACTTCAAAAAAGGGATATAGTGTTTGGAGTTGATAGGCCTGCAAAAGTTTCTTTTGCAGATTCCTTCATTGACCCTGGTGATGAAATCATGGCACAG GTTAAAACTGTCTTTGTGGATGGCTTACCTGCTTCATGGGATGAGGATCATGTCCAAGACCTTCTGAAGAAATATGGGGAGGTTGAAAAGATTGAGCTTGCGCGGAACATGCCCTCTGCTAAGAGGAAAGATTTTGGTTTCGTTACATTCGACACTCATGATGCTGCAGTGACATGTGCTAAAAGCATTAACAATGCTGAGTTAGGTGAAGGAGACAACAAG GCCAAAGTTAGGGCGAGGTTATCAAGACCGCTTCAGAGAGGTAAAGGAAAACATGTTGGGCGCGGAGATTATCGGCCTTCAAGGGCTGTTGGACGAGTTGTTAGGGGTTCTTGGGGTCGCCCAACACCTCGTTCTCTCCCTCCCCTGCGTGGATTAAGGGGAGTTGGAAGTCGAATCCCACCAGCCAGCGTGAAGAGGCCTGTTGGGTTAAGAGAAAGACGCCCTGCAATGTCACCTTATCCAGCAAGAGGCAGGCCTTTGCCTCCTCCAGCTAGGTCCTATGATAGGAGGCCACCTG TCCCAGCATACCCAAAGAGCAGCTTCAAGAGGGAATATGGTAGGCGCGATGAGGTTCCTCCTCCAAGGAGCAGAGTAGCCACTGATTATGGCTCAAGGGCTGTTCCAGAGAGACGCCAATCATATAGAGATGACTATACCCCCCGTGGTCCTGGCTACTCTGATCCACCAAGAAGTACCTCTCGTACAGGAGGGAGGAGAGCTTATGTTGATGAGGGTTATGGACAAAGGTATGAAAGGCATCCTCCCCCTTCTCATCCTCCTCCAAGTTACCGTGAAGGTCGTGCTCGTGATTATGATTCTATTTCTGGTTCAAAGCGTCCATACTCTGCACTG GATGATGTTCCTCCTCGTTATGCTGATGCTGGTATTCGCCAATCAAGGGCACGGTTGGACTACGAGTATGCAAGTGGTTCTCAGTATGGAGATGCCTATAGTGATAG AATGGGGAGATCTAGTTTAGGATATGGAAGCAGCAGAACAAGTCAGGATTCACATGGACTTTATAGCAGTCGTCAGGGCATGGGCTATGGAGGAG GTTCTTATGGTGGTAATGATGTTGGTGGAATGTACTCATCAAGCTATGGTGGTGATTATATGTCTCGTGGCAGTGAT GTTGGAGGTAGCTCTTACTCATCAATGTACTCTGGCCGTGGTGTGGGTGGAAGCAGTTATATGGGTTCAGGCGGTTCTGGCTCGTACTACTGA